A stretch of Gemmatimonas aurantiaca T-27 DNA encodes these proteins:
- a CDS encoding Maf family protein produces the protein MPSPSGPTAAGSAVRVILASQSPRRRELLTLVGITHEVRPADIDETVLPGEAPVPHCERLARGKAQALAAAEPGSLVIGSDTIVVVDGDILGKPRDREEAIHMLTRLAGREHTVYTAVAVAHAGEIRSGVEAVQVQFRPLNRPQIEGYVDTKEPMDKAGAYGIQGYGATIVERIEGDYFAVMGLPLGRMITLIRDLGFQYAFGSITT, from the coding sequence ATGCCTTCCCCGTCCGGTCCTACCGCCGCAGGTTCAGCCGTCCGCGTCATCCTGGCCTCGCAGTCCCCCCGCCGCCGCGAGTTGCTCACGCTCGTGGGCATTACCCACGAAGTACGGCCGGCGGACATCGACGAGACCGTGCTCCCCGGTGAGGCCCCGGTGCCGCACTGCGAACGCCTGGCTCGCGGCAAAGCGCAGGCCCTGGCCGCCGCAGAGCCCGGTTCACTGGTGATTGGCTCCGACACCATTGTCGTCGTGGACGGCGACATCCTGGGCAAGCCGCGGGACCGCGAAGAGGCCATTCACATGCTGACGCGGCTCGCCGGCCGTGAACACACGGTGTACACAGCCGTCGCCGTGGCTCATGCCGGCGAGATCCGTTCCGGCGTGGAGGCGGTGCAGGTGCAGTTCCGGCCGCTCAATCGGCCGCAGATCGAAGGCTACGTCGACACCAAGGAGCCCATGGACAAGGCCGGCGCCTACGGCATCCAGGGATACGGTGCCACCATCGTGGAGCGCATCGAAGGTGACTACTTCGCCGTGATGGGATTGCCACTCGGCCGGATGATCACCCTGATCCGCGATCTCGGTTTTCAGTACGCGTTCGGTTCGATCACCACGTGA
- a CDS encoding peptide chain release factor 3 has translation MTDAVTPELPPDQASSDVDETRLSREISRRRTFAIISHPDAGKTTLTEKLLLYGGAIHLAGSVKARRATRHATSDWMKLEQERGISVTSSVLQFEFMGYQLNLLDTPGHEDFSEDTYRTLVAADSAIMLLDNRRGVEERTRQLFDVCKMRRTPIFTLVNKCDRHGEDPLKLIQDVEADLGIDCYAATWPVFENDVFVGVYDRLKREVHLFERSGDRGATRADDTIVSIDDPQLIEAMGESAFDRLMTDIELLDAAGHTYEHDRVIDGSLTPVFFGSALTNFGIEPFLREFLELAPPPGPRESNLGPVAPERSDFTGFVFKIQANMDPKHRDRVAFLRIVSGHFEAGMQVVHQRTGKPMRLASPQQFMARDRVAIEDAWPGDVIGVMDRGNLRIGDTLGGDGKLEFQGIPRFAPEHFARATPADPMKRKQFDIGLRQLTEEGAAQVFFAETSAGSQPIVGAVGQLQFDVMAFRLEYEYSAPCKFEKMNHRWPRWLTGKPADVERVATGLGRMKVYDHKGHVVVLFQDQWALRRALQHETSVQFHETAP, from the coding sequence ATGACCGATGCTGTCACGCCCGAACTGCCGCCGGACCAGGCCAGCAGTGATGTCGACGAAACGCGACTGTCGCGGGAGATCTCCCGCCGCCGCACCTTCGCCATCATTTCACACCCTGACGCCGGTAAGACGACACTCACCGAAAAGCTGCTGTTGTACGGTGGCGCCATTCACCTGGCGGGCTCGGTCAAGGCGCGTCGCGCTACCCGACACGCCACGTCCGACTGGATGAAGCTGGAGCAGGAACGCGGTATCTCGGTCACGAGCTCGGTGCTGCAGTTCGAGTTCATGGGCTACCAGCTCAACCTGCTCGATACACCAGGTCACGAAGACTTTTCGGAAGACACGTATCGCACGCTGGTGGCGGCCGACAGCGCCATCATGCTGCTGGACAATCGGCGTGGCGTCGAAGAGCGCACCCGCCAGTTGTTCGATGTGTGCAAGATGCGGCGCACGCCGATCTTCACACTGGTCAACAAGTGCGATCGGCACGGAGAAGATCCGCTCAAGCTGATCCAGGACGTCGAAGCGGACCTGGGCATCGATTGTTATGCCGCGACCTGGCCGGTGTTCGAGAACGATGTGTTCGTGGGGGTCTACGACCGCCTCAAGCGCGAAGTGCACCTGTTCGAACGCAGCGGGGATCGTGGTGCCACGCGCGCCGACGACACCATCGTCAGCATCGACGATCCGCAGCTCATCGAAGCCATGGGGGAATCGGCGTTCGATCGCCTGATGACGGACATCGAGTTGCTGGATGCCGCGGGACACACCTATGAGCACGACCGTGTAATCGATGGGTCGCTGACGCCGGTGTTTTTTGGTTCGGCACTCACGAACTTCGGCATCGAGCCGTTTCTCCGCGAGTTCCTCGAACTCGCCCCTCCGCCAGGTCCGCGGGAATCCAACCTCGGCCCGGTGGCACCGGAGCGCTCCGACTTCACGGGCTTCGTGTTCAAGATCCAGGCGAACATGGATCCCAAGCACCGCGATCGTGTGGCCTTCCTGCGTATCGTGTCCGGCCATTTCGAAGCCGGCATGCAGGTGGTGCATCAGCGTACGGGAAAGCCGATGCGTCTCGCCTCACCGCAGCAGTTCATGGCCCGTGATCGGGTGGCCATCGAAGACGCCTGGCCCGGTGATGTGATCGGCGTGATGGATCGTGGCAACCTGCGCATCGGCGACACCCTGGGCGGCGATGGCAAGTTGGAGTTCCAGGGCATTCCGCGTTTTGCGCCTGAACACTTCGCACGGGCCACGCCGGCCGATCCGATGAAGCGCAAGCAGTTCGATATCGGCTTGCGGCAGCTCACCGAAGAGGGCGCTGCGCAGGTGTTCTTTGCGGAGACCAGTGCGGGGTCGCAGCCCATTGTGGGTGCGGTGGGGCAACTGCAGTTCGACGTGATGGCGTTCCGTCTGGAGTACGAGTACTCCGCACCCTGCAAGTTCGAGAAGATGAACCATCGCTGGCCGCGTTGGCTCACTGGCAAGCCGGCCGATGTGGAACGGGTGGCGACGGGTCTTGGTCGCATGAAGGTGTACGACCACAAGGGGCATGTGGTGGTGCTGTTTCAGGACCAGTGGGCGCTACGTCGTGCACTGCAGCACGAGACATCCGTGCAGTTCCACGAGACGGCTCCCTGA
- a CDS encoding Fpg/Nei family DNA glycosylase — protein MPELPDVMIYVERLEATVVGQAPSAVRVHNPFVLRSVTPPLSAFEHREILGVRRLGKRIVLQFTEEFALVVHLMIAGRLRWRPPDKRIAGKLALASLEFAHGTLYLTEAGTKRRASLHAVQGVPSLQSFDRGGLEPLTCTVGELATVLRAENHTIKRSLTDPRLLSGIGNAYSDEMLHAAQLSPMVLTSRLGDEDIARLHAAMQHTLRTWTDRLRQETGNGFPETVTAFHDEMAVHGRFGKACPVCAAPVQRIRYADNETNYCARCQTGGRVLADRALSRLLKDDFPRTLDELAD, from the coding sequence ATGCCCGAGCTCCCCGATGTGATGATCTACGTGGAACGCCTCGAAGCGACCGTCGTGGGACAGGCTCCCAGTGCGGTACGGGTGCACAATCCGTTTGTCCTGCGATCCGTGACGCCGCCACTCTCCGCCTTCGAGCATCGGGAGATTCTCGGTGTGCGGCGCCTGGGCAAGCGCATCGTGTTGCAGTTCACCGAGGAGTTCGCGCTGGTGGTGCACTTGATGATCGCCGGCCGTTTGCGCTGGCGGCCGCCGGACAAACGCATCGCGGGCAAACTGGCTCTGGCCAGCCTCGAGTTTGCGCACGGCACGCTGTATCTCACGGAGGCGGGCACAAAACGCCGGGCCTCGTTGCATGCGGTGCAGGGCGTCCCATCGCTGCAGTCTTTCGATCGTGGTGGGCTCGAGCCGTTGACCTGCACCGTTGGCGAATTGGCCACCGTGTTGCGAGCCGAGAACCATACGATCAAACGATCCCTCACCGACCCTCGGCTGTTGAGCGGCATCGGCAACGCGTATTCGGACGAGATGCTGCATGCGGCGCAGCTCTCCCCGATGGTGCTCACGAGTCGGCTGGGAGACGAAGACATCGCGCGCTTGCATGCCGCCATGCAACACACGCTGCGGACCTGGACCGACCGGCTGCGGCAGGAGACGGGCAACGGGTTTCCCGAGACGGTGACCGCCTTTCATGACGAGATGGCGGTGCATGGGCGATTCGGGAAGGCCTGCCCCGTGTGTGCGGCACCGGTTCAGCGTATCCGGTATGCGGACAACGAGACCAACTACTGCGCTCGCTGCCAGACCGGCGGGCGCGTGCTGGCCGATCGGGCCCTGTCTCGCCTGCTGAAAGACGACTTCCCACGGACTCTCGACGAACTGGCGGACTGA
- a CDS encoding trans-sulfuration enzyme family protein: MSDDPQSPHFETLAIRTQSPITPEREHSVPLFLTSSFRFDDAEHARALFTEEVSGNVYSRYANPNTDEFVRKLCLLEGGEDGIATASGMSAVFTALAAKVSAGDHIVASRALFGSTHQILTRVLPKWGVTSDYADVGDPGSWERLIRPNTRLLFVETPSNPGLELIDLAWLGALARARGIPLVVDNCFATPYLQRPLALGASVVVHSATKYIDGQGRALGGAIIGARDYLSDCRFFARHTGPAMSAFNAWLLSKSLETLAVRMDRHSSNALTVARHFEGHPAVESVRYPFLPSHPQYDLARQQMSQGGGIVVLVLKGGLDAGRRFLDGVQLVSHSANLGDTRTIVTHPASTTHSKLTADERAAVAITDGLIRVSVGLEHTDDIIADLERALGA, encoded by the coding sequence ATGTCCGACGACCCACAGTCCCCGCACTTCGAGACGCTCGCGATCCGCACGCAGTCGCCGATCACGCCGGAGCGCGAACACTCGGTGCCGCTCTTCCTCACGTCGAGCTTCCGGTTCGACGACGCCGAGCACGCACGGGCGTTGTTCACCGAGGAAGTGAGCGGCAACGTGTACAGTCGGTATGCCAATCCGAACACCGATGAATTCGTCCGGAAACTGTGCCTGCTCGAAGGGGGCGAGGATGGCATCGCGACCGCGTCAGGCATGTCGGCCGTGTTCACCGCGCTGGCGGCGAAGGTATCGGCCGGTGATCATATCGTGGCATCGCGTGCCCTGTTTGGTTCGACCCACCAGATCCTGACGCGTGTGCTGCCGAAGTGGGGTGTCACCTCGGACTATGCCGACGTCGGAGATCCCGGTTCATGGGAACGGCTCATTCGTCCGAACACACGACTGTTGTTCGTGGAGACGCCGAGCAATCCGGGGCTCGAACTCATCGACCTGGCTTGGCTGGGCGCGCTGGCACGTGCCCGCGGCATCCCGCTGGTGGTCGACAACTGCTTCGCCACCCCGTATCTGCAACGGCCGCTCGCACTCGGCGCGAGTGTGGTGGTGCATTCGGCCACCAAGTACATCGACGGTCAGGGTCGGGCCCTGGGCGGCGCCATCATCGGCGCGCGGGACTACCTGAGCGATTGCCGGTTTTTTGCCCGTCACACCGGTCCAGCCATGAGCGCCTTCAACGCCTGGCTGCTGTCAAAATCGCTGGAAACGCTCGCCGTGCGGATGGATCGACACAGCAGCAACGCCCTGACCGTGGCCCGTCATTTTGAAGGCCATCCGGCAGTGGAGTCGGTGCGCTATCCCTTCCTGCCGTCGCACCCGCAATACGACCTGGCGCGTCAGCAGATGTCGCAGGGTGGTGGCATTGTGGTGCTGGTGCTCAAAGGCGGGCTCGATGCCGGACGCCGATTCCTCGATGGTGTACAGCTCGTATCACACTCTGCGAACCTTGGCGACACACGGACCATTGTCACGCACCCGGCCTCCACGACACACAGCAAATTGACTGCCGACGAACGTGCTGCGGTGGCTATCACAGACGGGCTCATTCGGGTCAGTGTCGGGCTCGAGCATACCGACGACATCATCGCAGATCTGGAACGCGCCTTGGGTGCGTAG
- the dtd gene encoding D-aminoacyl-tRNA deacylase, with protein sequence MRILLQRVKSAEVRIRAESPESPTRVSGRIHAGYLLLVGFTHGDTDTELEWMTDKVICLRLFPDEEQRMNRDIQEHGGALLVVSQFTLYADVRKGRRPSFIDAAKPEPAEVLYNRFVMGLRQRGLQVETGEFGAMMDVELVNDGPVTILIERDAGPE encoded by the coding sequence ATGCGAATACTACTCCAACGAGTGAAGTCTGCTGAAGTGCGAATTCGCGCGGAATCGCCCGAAAGCCCTACCCGGGTCTCCGGACGGATTCACGCCGGATATTTGCTGCTGGTCGGCTTCACCCATGGCGATACCGACACAGAACTCGAATGGATGACGGACAAGGTCATCTGCCTCCGTCTGTTCCCCGACGAAGAGCAGCGCATGAATCGCGACATCCAGGAACACGGCGGTGCACTGCTGGTCGTATCGCAGTTCACCCTCTATGCCGATGTCCGCAAGGGACGTCGCCCCAGCTTCATCGATGCAGCCAAACCCGAACCTGCTGAAGTGTTATATAACCGATTCGTGATGGGTTTGCGACAGCGGGGGCTGCAGGTGGAGACCGGCGAATTCGGCGCCATGATGGACGTGGAACTCGTCAATGATGGGCCCGTCACAATCCTGATCGAACGGGATGCCGGTCCTGAGTGA